In Halococcus agarilyticus, a single window of DNA contains:
- a CDS encoding PQQ-dependent sugar dehydrogenase, translating into MGGRAGAQSGSAAGTIRLGGEIPGWEGREPAAVSGETNPTLVLEPGRVYRITWENVDGTPHNVALLDADGNTIERTPFVTERGATQTLAFVASAAMAEYVCEAHPGSMRGDIRIAGEEPAAANDGGAADATDEDDRFMPSGPTVRTETVADGPLSAPLGLEVAPDDRDRRYVVDQVGTIYVHGSDGLANEPFLDITDRLVDFSSARTDSIEERGLLGLAFHPDFGANRRYYVRYSAPRVRGTPEGYTHIERLSEFTASENGRRGQPDSERVLLDVPSPHYTHNAGSVAFGPDGYLYMGMGDGGGSKLDPGHAEDWYANNGGNGQDVTENLLGSVLRIDVDATGGPGDAPYGIPDDNPLVGESGRDEHYAWGFRNPWRMSFSDGTLFVADVGESNYEEVNVVEKGKNYGWSVREGSHCYSTGSPADPPTACPERTPPDVRGGEPLVDPIVEYPHVYEGDGVGLAVIGGHVYDGDAIPALQGTYVFGDYSENGEPRGSLFAATPPATGDDGGAWSLEELRVKGGPEGSLDAYLLGIGQDAAGECYALTTDVLGVDPSTTTGQVRKLVPETPTTGSTLEGSSTTGSAARGSPATKSTAGGAETANGSGTKNGSDAASNAGGPGFGALAALGGIGSVAAAAIARALAGDRDSD; encoded by the coding sequence GTGGGCGGACGCGCCGGTGCGCAGTCGGGCAGCGCGGCGGGCACGATCCGTCTCGGGGGCGAGATCCCCGGCTGGGAAGGGCGCGAACCGGCGGCGGTCAGCGGCGAGACGAACCCCACGCTCGTCCTCGAACCGGGCCGAGTCTACCGGATCACCTGGGAGAACGTCGACGGCACGCCCCACAACGTCGCGCTGCTCGACGCCGACGGCAACACGATCGAGCGCACCCCGTTCGTGACCGAGCGCGGCGCGACCCAGACGCTCGCGTTCGTCGCCAGCGCGGCGATGGCGGAGTACGTCTGCGAGGCTCATCCGGGATCGATGCGCGGCGACATCCGGATCGCCGGCGAGGAGCCCGCGGCCGCGAACGACGGCGGTGCTGCCGACGCCACGGACGAGGACGACCGATTCATGCCGTCCGGCCCGACCGTGCGGACCGAGACGGTCGCCGACGGGCCGCTGAGCGCGCCACTCGGGCTCGAAGTCGCTCCCGACGACCGCGACCGGCGATACGTGGTCGATCAGGTGGGGACGATCTACGTCCACGGCTCCGACGGACTCGCCAACGAACCGTTCCTCGACATCACCGACCGGCTCGTCGACTTCTCCTCCGCGCGGACGGACTCGATCGAGGAGCGCGGGCTGCTCGGCCTCGCCTTCCACCCCGATTTCGGGGCGAACCGGCGGTACTACGTCCGGTACAGCGCGCCGAGGGTTCGCGGAACGCCCGAGGGGTACACCCACATCGAGCGACTTTCCGAGTTCACCGCGAGCGAGAACGGGCGACGGGGCCAGCCCGACTCCGAGCGGGTGCTCCTCGACGTTCCGTCGCCCCACTACACTCACAACGCCGGCTCGGTCGCGTTCGGACCCGACGGGTACCTCTACATGGGAATGGGCGACGGCGGGGGCAGCAAGCTCGACCCAGGCCACGCCGAGGACTGGTACGCGAACAACGGCGGCAACGGTCAGGACGTCACCGAGAACCTGCTCGGGAGCGTCCTCCGAATCGACGTCGACGCCACGGGTGGCCCGGGCGACGCGCCCTACGGGATCCCGGACGACAACCCGCTGGTGGGCGAATCGGGTCGCGACGAGCACTACGCGTGGGGGTTTCGCAACCCGTGGCGGATGAGCTTCAGCGATGGAACCCTGTTCGTTGCCGACGTCGGCGAGAGCAACTACGAGGAGGTGAACGTCGTCGAGAAGGGGAAGAATTACGGCTGGAGCGTCCGGGAGGGGAGTCACTGTTACAGCACCGGGAGCCCCGCGGACCCGCCGACGGCGTGCCCCGAGCGGACCCCACCCGACGTCCGCGGCGGCGAACCGCTCGTGGACCCGATCGTGGAGTACCCCCACGTCTACGAGGGCGACGGCGTGGGCCTCGCGGTCATCGGCGGTCACGTCTACGACGGCGACGCGATCCCCGCACTCCAGGGAACGTACGTCTTCGGCGACTACAGCGAGAACGGCGAGCCACGCGGGTCGTTGTTCGCCGCGACGCCGCCCGCCACGGGGGACGACGGCGGGGCATGGTCGCTCGAAGAACTCCGGGTGAAGGGCGGTCCCGAGGGATCACTCGATGCCTACCTCCTCGGGATCGGCCAGGACGCGGCGGGCGAGTGCTACGCGCTCACGACCGACGTGCTCGGCGTCGATCCCTCGACGACGACCGGCCAGGTGCGGAAGCTGGTTCCGGAGACGCCCACGACGGGATCGACATTGGAAGGATCGTCCACGACGGGATCGGCGGCAAGGGGATCGCCCGCAACGAAGTCGACAGCGGGAGGCGCGGAGACAGCAAACGGTTCGGGGACGAAAAACGGAAGCGACGCCGCGAGCAACGCCGGCGGACCGGGCTTCGGCGCGCTCGCAGCGCTGGGCGGGATCGGGAGCGTCGCGGCCGCCGCGATCGCCCGGGCGCTCGCCGGCGACAGAGACAGCGACTGA
- the moaA gene encoding GTP 3',8-cyclase MoaA, whose product MLVDGFGREVSGVRVSLTDRCNFDCVYCHNEGLGDTRGPMDPAENEMATDDVVRFLEVAREFDVGKVKFTGGEPMLRDDLEEIVRRTPDEMETSLTTNGTFLPGRAEELREAGLDRVNVSQDAIDREAFAEITESGAYERVLEGVEAALDAGLDPVKLNMVVFEGTVEFIPEMVEHVAANGGLQLQLIEYMPEIAGHPEWAIDIERVHAWLEDRADRIEHREMHDRRRYWVDGGMVEIVDPVGNETFCANCHRVRVTHEGYLKGCLNRNDDLRSMGEMTRDEIRDAFREVVHNRVPYYGEYMIRDGDGGWEVNDEYVGA is encoded by the coding sequence ATGCTCGTCGACGGGTTCGGTCGGGAGGTCTCGGGGGTGCGCGTCTCCCTGACCGATCGCTGCAACTTCGACTGCGTCTACTGCCACAACGAGGGACTCGGCGACACGCGCGGCCCGATGGACCCCGCCGAAAACGAGATGGCGACCGACGACGTGGTTCGATTCCTCGAAGTCGCCCGCGAGTTCGACGTCGGGAAGGTCAAGTTCACGGGTGGCGAGCCGATGCTCCGCGACGACCTGGAGGAGATCGTTCGCCGAACGCCCGACGAGATGGAGACATCGTTGACGACCAACGGAACCTTTCTGCCTGGCCGCGCCGAAGAGCTGCGCGAGGCCGGCCTCGACCGCGTGAACGTCTCCCAGGACGCGATCGACCGCGAGGCGTTCGCGGAGATCACCGAATCGGGCGCGTACGAGCGCGTACTGGAGGGTGTCGAGGCGGCGCTCGACGCCGGGCTCGACCCGGTGAAGCTCAACATGGTGGTGTTCGAGGGAACAGTCGAGTTCATTCCCGAAATGGTCGAACACGTCGCCGCGAACGGGGGACTCCAGCTCCAGCTCATCGAGTACATGCCCGAGATCGCGGGCCACCCCGAGTGGGCGATCGACATCGAGCGCGTCCACGCCTGGCTCGAAGATCGCGCCGACCGGATCGAACACCGCGAGATGCACGATCGTCGGCGCTACTGGGTCGATGGAGGGATGGTCGAGATCGTCGATCCCGTCGGCAACGAGACGTTCTGCGCGAACTGCCACCGGGTCCGCGTCACCCACGAGGGGTATCTCAAGGGCTGTCTCAACCGGAACGACGACCTCCGATCGATGGGCGAGATGACCAGGGATGAAATCCGCGACGCGTTCCGCGAGGTCGTCCACAACCGGGTGCCGTACTACGGCGAGTACATGATCCGTGACGGCGACGGCGGCTGGGAAGTCAACGACGAGTACGTCGGTGCGTAG
- the mobA gene encoding molybdenum cofactor guanylyltransferase, with the protein MSTGVIVAGGRSTRFGSADKVTADLAGVPMIRRVADRLASVVDRLVVNCRADRTNAIAATLAGMDVQYAPDPEPDRGPAAGIHAGLDSVRGEHPETEYVAVVAADMPLVDPAFVSHLFDRAAGHDAALPRFGDDRLQPLQAVYHVDAMADACAATLSRGERSVTAALADLDPVVIEGRELRERAHPETLTNVNTREEFVAVADRFGDPTE; encoded by the coding sequence ATGAGCACCGGAGTCATCGTCGCGGGCGGGCGCTCGACCAGGTTCGGGAGCGCGGACAAGGTCACAGCCGATCTCGCGGGCGTCCCGATGATCCGTCGGGTCGCCGATCGACTCGCGAGCGTCGTCGATAGACTCGTCGTCAACTGCCGCGCCGATCGAACGAATGCCATCGCAGCGACGCTCGCGGGAATGGACGTCCAGTACGCTCCCGACCCCGAGCCCGATCGCGGCCCGGCAGCCGGCATCCATGCTGGCCTCGATTCCGTCAGGGGCGAACACCCCGAAACCGAGTACGTCGCCGTCGTCGCCGCCGACATGCCGCTCGTCGATCCAGCGTTCGTCTCGCATCTGTTCGATCGAGCCGCCGGCCACGATGCGGCGCTGCCCCGATTCGGCGACGACCGACTCCAGCCGCTCCAGGCGGTCTATCACGTCGACGCGATGGCCGACGCCTGCGCGGCGACGCTGTCGCGCGGCGAGCGATCGGTCACTGCGGCGCTTGCCGACCTCGATCCCGTCGTCATCGAGGGGCGGGAGCTGCGCGAACGCGCCCATCCAGAGACACTCACGAACGTCAACACGCGCGAGGAGTTCGTGGCTGTCGCCGATCGGTTCGGCGATCCCACCGAGTGA
- a CDS encoding DNA-binding protein, with amino-acid sequence MTEYIVKSAVKDRLDDQNVAADFYDALDEDVAELLDDAARRAADNDRKTVQARDL; translated from the coding sequence ATGACGGAATACATCGTGAAATCGGCAGTCAAGGACCGACTCGACGATCAAAACGTTGCGGCGGACTTCTACGACGCCCTCGACGAGGACGTCGCGGAACTCCTCGACGACGCCGCCCGACGCGCGGCGGACAACGATCGCAAGACCGTCCAGGCACGCGACCTGTAA
- a CDS encoding NADH-ubiquinone oxidoreductase-F iron-sulfur binding region domain-containing protein has protein sequence MATRKGAIGDDSIIRVPVGGEHDGTDCLAAAEDAAETVDVVAVGSTGVDALAPLVLATHDGATAFLFNCTAERTRAALEALEGGSLPDAAATVEHDPGTTDLPTPPKTNGSAALGVGSRRVLAGCGWRAPTSVADYRAARDGDLVVESAAPDPDATRERIGDAALRGRGRGDGSTDAPISAAWTTASETDGEPVVVVNGNEADDHARADRLLLESAPLAVLDSALATAHAIDATDVVVYVNDAETLARRRAQEAADALADDRDLDVSIGVVAGPDAYTAGEMTMALEALEGNDRLEARRRPPGPAQYGLHGRPTVIHTPRTFAQIEQVLGDENLGGVPRDPGTRLFTVAGDVDAPATIELPTDATLDDARGAVALDGGFKTACVGGRFGGLARDLDVPASAPGLRGARLGTNGVIELFGESTCSVALAGRRAKLAREENCGRCVPCREGSKQLVDLLRDVYDGEYQAGMLRELARTMRETSTCEFGEEASRPVTTAMEAFEPEFRAHADGRCPSGTCDGLST, from the coding sequence ATGGCAACGCGCAAGGGTGCGATCGGCGACGACTCGATCATACGGGTCCCGGTCGGTGGCGAGCACGACGGCACTGACTGCCTGGCGGCGGCCGAGGACGCGGCCGAAACGGTCGACGTCGTCGCGGTCGGATCGACCGGCGTGGACGCGCTCGCGCCGCTCGTTCTCGCGACCCACGACGGAGCGACGGCGTTCCTCTTCAACTGTACCGCCGAGCGAACGCGAGCAGCGCTCGAAGCGCTCGAAGGCGGCTCGCTCCCGGACGCGGCGGCGACCGTGGAGCACGATCCGGGGACCACGGACCTGCCGACACCACCAAAAACGAACGGATCGGCGGCGCTCGGGGTGGGATCGCGCCGCGTGCTCGCTGGCTGCGGCTGGCGAGCGCCGACGAGCGTCGCGGACTACCGTGCCGCGCGGGACGGCGACCTCGTCGTCGAGAGCGCCGCTCCCGACCCCGACGCGACGCGCGAGCGAATCGGGGACGCCGCGCTCCGCGGTCGGGGCCGGGGTGATGGGAGTACGGACGCTCCGATCTCGGCGGCATGGACGACCGCGAGCGAGACCGACGGCGAACCGGTCGTGGTCGTGAACGGAAACGAGGCCGACGACCACGCGCGCGCCGATCGACTCCTGCTCGAAAGCGCACCGCTCGCGGTGCTCGATTCGGCGCTCGCGACCGCCCACGCGATCGACGCGACCGACGTCGTGGTCTATGTCAACGACGCCGAGACGCTCGCGAGGCGACGGGCCCAGGAGGCGGCGGACGCGCTCGCCGACGACCGTGATCTCGACGTTTCGATCGGGGTCGTCGCCGGGCCGGATGCATACACCGCGGGCGAGATGACGATGGCGCTCGAAGCCCTGGAGGGCAACGACCGGCTCGAAGCGCGACGCCGGCCGCCAGGCCCCGCGCAGTACGGCCTCCACGGCCGGCCGACCGTGATCCACACCCCCCGCACCTTCGCCCAGATCGAGCAGGTTCTCGGCGACGAGAACCTCGGCGGCGTGCCGCGCGACCCTGGTACTCGGCTGTTCACCGTGGCCGGCGATGTCGACGCGCCCGCGACGATCGAACTCCCGACCGACGCGACGCTCGACGACGCCCGCGGCGCGGTCGCACTCGACGGCGGGTTCAAGACCGCCTGCGTCGGCGGGCGGTTCGGCGGCCTGGCCCGCGACCTCGACGTGCCGGCGAGCGCGCCGGGGCTTCGGGGCGCGCGCCTCGGGACCAACGGCGTGATCGAGCTGTTCGGCGAGTCGACCTGTTCGGTGGCGCTCGCCGGCCGGCGCGCGAAGCTCGCGCGTGAAGAGAACTGCGGGCGATGCGTCCCCTGCCGCGAGGGGTCGAAACAGCTCGTCGACCTCCTGCGCGACGTGTACGACGGCGAGTATCAGGCGGGAATGCTCCGCGAGCTCGCCCGTACGATGCGCGAGACCAGCACCTGCGAGTTCGGCGAGGAGGCCTCGCGCCCGGTGACGACCGCGATGGAGGCGTTCGAGCCCGAGTTCCGCGCCCACGCCGACGGGCGCTGTCCCAGCGGCACCTGCGATGGACTCTCGACATGA
- a CDS encoding 2Fe-2S iron-sulfur cluster-binding protein, translating to MSTDPIWENSRATDADVPLTEDIAPGTANDPPAGSTAGATVTIDGQAVETEAGATLLDACETVETDGEVLALCSYDDEELIGPRSECRTCMVETEEHGVVPSCSFPAEEGMTVETGAAAASEARDVNLDLLLSNHNLLCTTCGANGRCDLQDVAIQNDVVEPRYGVMHDRSELEPIDDSSPFIQIDRNKCILCNRCVEACNDVQVEGVLRMEGSGEDTRIGFQNGADTMMESTCVSCGHCATVCPTGSLVEQGLVDATTLPVPGFTHKNSAEEIVGEDYEGQPGQMTPMKREHSTENEPRANAESTVEGDD from the coding sequence ATGAGCACTGATCCGATCTGGGAGAACTCCCGCGCGACCGACGCCGACGTACCGCTGACCGAGGACATCGCCCCTGGCACGGCGAACGATCCGCCCGCGGGGTCGACCGCGGGGGCGACGGTGACGATCGACGGCCAGGCGGTCGAGACCGAGGCGGGCGCGACGCTGCTCGATGCGTGCGAGACCGTCGAGACCGACGGCGAGGTGCTCGCGCTCTGCTCGTACGACGACGAGGAGCTGATCGGCCCGCGCAGCGAGTGTCGGACCTGCATGGTCGAAACCGAGGAGCACGGCGTCGTGCCGTCGTGTAGTTTCCCCGCCGAGGAGGGTATGACGGTCGAGACGGGTGCCGCGGCGGCGAGCGAGGCGCGCGACGTCAACCTCGACCTCCTGCTCTCGAACCACAACCTGCTGTGTACCACCTGTGGTGCGAACGGGCGATGTGACCTCCAAGATGTCGCGATCCAGAACGACGTGGTGGAGCCGCGCTACGGCGTGATGCACGACCGCAGCGAGCTCGAACCGATCGACGATTCCTCGCCGTTCATCCAGATCGACCGCAACAAGTGCATCCTGTGCAATCGGTGTGTCGAGGCCTGCAACGACGTTCAGGTCGAGGGCGTGCTCCGGATGGAGGGCTCGGGCGAGGACACCCGCATCGGGTTCCAGAACGGTGCGGACACGATGATGGAATCGACCTGTGTCTCGTGTGGCCACTGTGCGACGGTCTGTCCGACGGGGTCGCTCGTCGAGCAGGGGCTCGTGGACGCGACGACGCTCCCGGTACCGGGGTTCACCCACAAGAATTCCGCCGAGGAGATCGTCGGCGAGGACTACGAGGGCCAGCCGGGTCAGATGACGCCGATGAAACGCGAACACAGCACCGAGAACGAGCCGCGGGCGAACGCGGAGTCCACGGTCGAGGGGGACGACTGA
- the fdhF gene encoding formate dehydrogenase subunit alpha has product MSDTPDAEKEGVAGFMARAKEQAGDRTRETVNERIVRPFEHGFSDFAGNAMSEGRLFTIADAVGDYQKNDIDVTDTTCEYCAVGCRFDVLTKDGEFLGTQPNPENAPINGISTCVKGKFAHGYTNSDDRLTQPLVKEGGEFREASWDEALSRVAEEMGAIVEEHSPDALGLVASSKATNEDNYVMQRFAREVIGTNNIDNCNRLCHSSTVSGLSSTFGFGAASVGMEALEETDCYLLTGSNTTEAHPVLATRIKQNVKDQDADLLVFDPRKTQIAEHADQYSRINAGYDNTWLNGLTRYIIENDLHDEAFIAERTTGFDEVRESVEKFTPEFVEEKAGLPPEELKSAAETITSADSCVFGWTLGLTEHAHGTENIYAMANLALVTGHIGGPKSGVSPFRGQNNVQGGGGDMGPLPNNFPGYQPVTDDDNREKFADAYDMDPEELPDQEGYRITDMFLAATKGDIRGLFIQGENSLISEPNIAHAKEAVEELDFLAVQDIFLTDTAEHADVVLPATASLESNGTYTSSTRHVQLVKRAVDPIGNAKPDWKITQELAARFGYDWGYSHPSDIMDEISSVVPIYGGVTHERLETLDDGEGLQWPVWDMDHPGTPYTYEEQFQTPDGLAHMHPADTVDPSETPDEEYPLVMTSGRVLYQYHTGTMTFRDEGIMSYSDKSFVEIHPETAEEYGISNEDTLEITSRHGETRAMAQITNRPSPGEVFMPMHYLDGGANNLTKEEPLDGPARTPEYKVTDVRIGVAGAGASASAASASSVEREDRAAKSDD; this is encoded by the coding sequence ATGAGCGACACACCCGACGCCGAGAAGGAGGGCGTCGCGGGATTCATGGCCCGCGCGAAGGAGCAAGCCGGCGACCGGACGAGAGAGACCGTGAACGAACGCATCGTGCGACCGTTCGAGCACGGCTTCTCGGATTTCGCCGGCAACGCGATGTCGGAGGGCCGGCTGTTCACGATCGCGGACGCGGTCGGCGACTATCAGAAGAACGATATCGACGTGACGGATACGACGTGTGAGTACTGTGCGGTCGGCTGTCGGTTCGACGTGCTCACGAAGGACGGCGAGTTCCTCGGCACGCAGCCGAACCCCGAGAACGCGCCGATCAACGGGATCTCGACCTGCGTGAAGGGGAAGTTCGCCCACGGCTACACCAACAGCGACGACCGACTCACCCAGCCGCTCGTGAAGGAGGGCGGCGAGTTCCGCGAGGCGTCGTGGGACGAGGCGCTCTCCCGGGTCGCCGAGGAGATGGGCGCGATCGTCGAAGAGCACAGTCCAGATGCGCTCGGCCTGGTGGCCTCGTCGAAGGCCACCAACGAAGACAATTATGTAATGCAGCGGTTCGCCCGGGAGGTGATCGGGACGAACAACATCGACAACTGCAATCGCCTGTGTCACTCCTCGACGGTTTCGGGCCTCTCCAGCACCTTTGGATTCGGGGCGGCCTCGGTCGGGATGGAGGCGCTCGAAGAGACCGACTGCTATCTCCTCACCGGCTCGAACACGACCGAGGCACACCCGGTGCTCGCCACACGGATCAAACAGAACGTCAAGGACCAAGATGCTGACCTCCTCGTCTTCGACCCGCGCAAGACCCAGATCGCCGAACACGCGGACCAGTACTCGCGGATCAACGCCGGCTACGACAACACCTGGCTCAACGGCCTCACGCGGTACATCATCGAAAACGATCTCCACGACGAGGCGTTCATCGCGGAGCGCACGACCGGGTTCGACGAGGTGCGAGAATCCGTCGAGAAGTTCACGCCCGAGTTCGTCGAGGAGAAGGCGGGCCTGCCCCCCGAAGAACTGAAGAGCGCGGCCGAGACGATCACCAGCGCCGACTCGTGCGTGTTCGGCTGGACGCTCGGCCTGACCGAGCACGCCCACGGCACCGAGAACATCTACGCGATGGCGAACCTCGCGCTGGTGACGGGCCACATCGGCGGCCCCAAGTCGGGTGTATCGCCGTTCCGCGGGCAGAACAACGTTCAAGGGGGTGGCGGCGACATGGGGCCGCTGCCCAACAACTTCCCCGGCTACCAGCCGGTGACCGACGACGACAACCGGGAGAAGTTCGCCGACGCCTACGACATGGACCCCGAGGAACTGCCCGATCAGGAAGGGTACCGGATCACGGACATGTTTCTCGCCGCCACGAAGGGCGATATTCGGGGACTGTTCATCCAGGGCGAGAACAGTCTGATCTCCGAGCCGAACATCGCCCACGCGAAGGAGGCCGTCGAGGAACTCGACTTCCTGGCCGTGCAGGACATCTTCCTGACCGACACCGCCGAGCACGCCGACGTGGTGTTGCCGGCGACCGCCTCGCTGGAGTCGAACGGCACGTACACGTCTTCGACCCGCCACGTGCAGCTGGTGAAGCGCGCCGTCGATCCGATCGGCAACGCGAAACCCGACTGGAAGATCACCCAGGAGCTCGCCGCACGCTTCGGCTACGACTGGGGGTACTCCCATCCGAGCGACATCATGGACGAGATCAGTAGCGTCGTACCGATCTACGGGGGTGTCACTCACGAACGCCTCGAAACCCTCGACGACGGCGAGGGGCTCCAGTGGCCCGTCTGGGATATGGACCATCCCGGGACGCCGTACACCTACGAGGAGCAGTTCCAGACCCCGGACGGCCTCGCGCACATGCATCCGGCGGACACGGTCGATCCCTCGGAGACGCCCGACGAGGAGTACCCGCTGGTGATGACCTCGGGCCGCGTCCTCTATCAGTATCACACCGGGACGATGACGTTCCGGGACGAGGGGATCATGTCGTACTCCGATAAGAGCTTCGTGGAGATCCACCCCGAGACCGCCGAGGAGTACGGAATCTCGAACGAGGACACCCTCGAGATCACCTCGCGTCACGGTGAGACCCGGGCGATGGCTCAGATCACGAACCGGCCGAGCCCCGGCGAGGTCTTCATGCCGATGCACTACCTCGACGGCGGGGCGAACAACCTCACGAAGGAGGAGCCGCTCGACGGGCCGGCGAGGACGCCCGAGTACAAGGTGACCGACGTGCGGATCGGGGTGGCCGGCGCGGGTGCGTCGGCGTCCGCCGCGAGCGCGTCGAGCGTGGAGCGCGAGGACCGGGCCGCGAAGTCGGACGACTGA
- a CDS encoding molybdopterin oxidoreductase family protein translates to MSDAPEYDPTTTTCPQCAVGCSLRYDEMTGRATGIEGARVNRDGRLCPKGIAAFEGRDEDRLTTPLVRRDGDLEPVSWEVALDRVVDGIEGVRERHGPEALAFLGAPRCTNEENYLLQRIARSLGTNNVDNRARSCHDATAHAMEARLGSGGTTNSLDDLREADAFLVAGANPAERQPIAFDRSMRSAVNDGAALLHLDPRANRTTRLATHHLAPHPGRDALAVALLVRAILDAGLEDGAFVAERTTGFEAFARSMERFDVAADAERAGLDPAAVRAAAETFGGAERAAVVTGTGIEDDEGATPNALLDLLLITGNLGKRGTGMNPFRGLVNEQGASDMGARPDCLPGEAHVSDADARMRVAAEWGVEPPAEPGTAEPALVRSFGEEVRGAFVLGENPAVNRLDDTTSERRFADLDFLAVQDVAPNETTAYADVVLPASAWAEKSGTVTNLDRQVQALRPAASPPGTARHDLDVLCDLGARLTDADFEYDGPSGVFAEMTRVNPLYAGMTFAGVVDGGERWPLPAGASEGTQVLHRERFRTGRRRASFGSMTAIASGAAAGEDESVGEKLVLLTESRVDEGRPTADDATIQVNPADAARLAVADGARVAVESERGTVRLVADVTDDVREGTVFAHASVVDPLVGGGRTLVQMEKSRRRRE, encoded by the coding sequence ATGAGCGACGCTCCGGAGTACGATCCCACGACGACCACCTGCCCGCAGTGTGCGGTCGGGTGCAGTCTGCGGTACGACGAGATGACCGGCCGCGCGACCGGCATCGAGGGCGCGCGCGTCAACCGCGACGGTCGGCTCTGTCCGAAGGGGATCGCGGCGTTCGAGGGGCGCGACGAGGATCGGTTGACCACTCCCCTCGTGCGGCGCGACGGCGATCTCGAACCCGTCTCGTGGGAAGTGGCGCTCGATCGGGTCGTCGACGGAATCGAAGGCGTCCGCGAGCGCCACGGCCCGGAGGCGCTCGCCTTCCTCGGCGCGCCCCGGTGCACCAACGAGGAGAACTACCTCCTCCAACGAATAGCGCGCTCGCTCGGCACCAACAACGTCGACAACCGCGCGCGGAGCTGTCACGACGCCACCGCGCACGCGATGGAAGCGCGACTCGGATCGGGCGGAACGACCAACAGCCTCGACGATCTCCGGGAGGCGGATGCGTTCCTCGTCGCGGGCGCGAACCCCGCCGAACGCCAGCCGATCGCGTTCGACAGGAGTATGCGCTCGGCAGTCAACGACGGCGCAGCCCTGCTCCACCTCGATCCGCGGGCGAACCGGACGACGCGGCTCGCGACCCACCACCTCGCCCCGCATCCGGGCCGCGACGCGCTCGCGGTGGCGCTGCTCGTCCGCGCGATCCTCGATGCGGGGCTCGAAGACGGGGCGTTCGTCGCCGAGCGCACGACGGGGTTCGAGGCGTTCGCCCGATCGATGGAGCGCTTCGACGTCGCGGCGGATGCCGAGCGGGCGGGACTCGATCCCGCGGCGGTGCGGGCGGCAGCCGAGACGTTCGGCGGGGCCGAGCGCGCCGCCGTCGTCACCGGGACCGGGATCGAGGACGACGAGGGCGCGACCCCGAACGCGCTGCTCGACCTTCTCTTGATTACTGGGAACCTCGGCAAGCGCGGTACCGGGATGAACCCCTTCCGCGGGCTCGTCAACGAGCAGGGCGCGAGCGACATGGGTGCACGCCCCGACTGCCTGCCAGGCGAAGCTCACGTCTCGGACGCCGACGCCCGCATGCGCGTCGCCGCCGAGTGGGGCGTCGAGCCACCCGCCGAGCCGGGCACGGCGGAACCCGCGCTCGTCAGATCGTTCGGGGAGGAAGTCCGAGGTGCGTTCGTGCTCGGGGAGAACCCCGCGGTGAACCGGCTCGACGACACGACCAGCGAGCGGCGGTTCGCCGATCTCGACTTCCTCGCAGTGCAGGACGTCGCCCCGAACGAGACGACCGCGTACGCCGACGTCGTGCTCCCGGCGAGCGCGTGGGCCGAAAAGTCTGGCACCGTCACGAACCTCGATCGCCAGGTCCAGGCGCTGCGGCCCGCGGCGTCGCCGCCGGGCACGGCGCGACACGATCTCGACGTGCTGTGTGATCTCGGCGCTCGGCTGACCGACGCCGATTTCGAGTACGACGGACCGTCAGGAGTGTTCGCCGAGATGACGAGGGTGAACCCGCTCTACGCGGGAATGACGTTCGCCGGGGTCGTCGACGGCGGCGAGCGGTGGCCGCTTCCCGCGGGCGCGAGCGAGGGAACGCAGGTGCTCCACCGCGAGCGGTTCCGAACCGGGCGGCGGCGCGCATCGTTCGGATCGATGACGGCGATCGCCAGCGGGGCGGCTGCTGGAGAGGACGAGTCCGTGGGCGAGAAGCTCGTCCTCCTGACCGAGAGCCGGGTCGACGAGGGCCGGCCGACGGCCGACGATGCGACGATCCAGGTCAACCCGGCGGACGCCGCGCGGCTCGCCGTCGCGGACGGGGCGCGCGTCGCGGTCGAGAGCGAGCGCGGGACGGTGCGCCTGGTCGCGGACGTCACCGACGACGTGCGCGAGGGGACCGTGTTCGCCCACGCGAGCGTCGTCGATCCGCTCGTCGGCGGGGGGCGTACCCTGGTCCAGATGGAGAAATCACGGCGTCGTCGGGAGTAG